A genomic stretch from Edaphobacter aggregans includes:
- a CDS encoding zf-HC2 domain-containing protein — protein MKEHLDVTMLNALVSGELSSDERAAASEHLAECASCTAGALSSAMLKLATAKAGMRYTPSPQFSERIARQSRGLHVVSRPPSPQRAMLAWATAAVVAIAALVSFATLHRVQRNEVATLTQSALATEVVDRHIAALATDSPFEVVSSDKHTVKPWFQGKLPFSFNLPETLPEGTTLEGANLTYLYGQPTAQLIYRVRKHRVSIFLMAKNDVAEPPASAAGFQVRSFTTDHFRALAVSDVNANDLDALTKVFKEAQ, from the coding sequence ATGAAGGAACACCTGGATGTAACGATGCTGAATGCTTTGGTGAGTGGAGAGTTATCTTCGGACGAGCGTGCGGCGGCGAGCGAACATCTTGCGGAGTGTGCATCGTGCACGGCTGGGGCGTTGTCGAGCGCAATGCTTAAACTGGCGACGGCGAAGGCTGGCATGCGATATACGCCTTCGCCGCAGTTTTCGGAGCGGATTGCTCGTCAGAGCAGGGGATTGCATGTAGTGAGCAGGCCGCCGTCGCCACAAAGAGCGATGTTGGCTTGGGCTACTGCGGCTGTTGTTGCTATTGCGGCTCTTGTCTCGTTTGCGACGTTACATCGTGTTCAGAGGAACGAGGTCGCGACGCTGACACAGTCTGCACTTGCTACGGAAGTTGTGGACCGGCATATCGCGGCGCTCGCGACAGACAGTCCGTTCGAAGTTGTCTCATCGGACAAGCACACGGTGAAACCATGGTTTCAGGGGAAGCTCCCGTTCAGTTTCAATCTTCCTGAGACGTTGCCTGAGGGGACGACGCTGGAAGGGGCGAATCTTACTTATCTGTATGGTCAGCCGACGGCGCAGCTTATCTATCGTGTTCGCAAGCACCGCGTGTCCATCTTCCTGATGGCGAAAAACGACGTGGCGGAGCCTCCTGCATCGGCAGCGGGTTTTCAGGTTCGGAGCTTCACGACCGATCATTTCAGGGCGTTGGCCGTCAGCGATGTGAACGCTAACGACCTGGACGCTCTGACGAAGGTCTTCAAGGAAGCGCAATGA
- a CDS encoding sigma-70 family RNA polymerase sigma factor — protein sequence MPWKSLTRESDRQSDAFEELALPLFPSLYNVAVWLTRSQPDAEDLVQETFFKALRGFAGFEQGTNFKAWIFRILRNTYLTSKTGLAAMRTVYLDEQDSGLEATVDWDTPESRMVALSDQAEVRSAMETLPPALLEVLLLCDVEEMKYKDIAVVLEIPIGTVMSRVARARGALRRVLLQAKEGRL from the coding sequence GTGCCGTGGAAGAGTCTGACTCGCGAAAGCGATCGACAAAGCGATGCGTTTGAAGAGTTGGCGCTGCCGCTCTTTCCCTCGTTGTATAACGTCGCGGTCTGGCTTACCCGCAGCCAGCCGGACGCGGAGGATTTGGTGCAGGAGACGTTCTTCAAGGCGTTGCGCGGTTTTGCGGGCTTCGAGCAAGGAACGAACTTCAAGGCATGGATCTTCCGCATCCTGAGGAATACGTATCTGACATCGAAGACAGGTCTTGCGGCGATGCGTACGGTTTATCTCGATGAGCAGGACAGCGGGCTTGAAGCGACAGTGGATTGGGATACGCCCGAGAGCAGGATGGTTGCGCTGAGCGATCAGGCTGAGGTGCGGTCGGCGATGGAGACGCTGCCGCCGGCTTTGTTGGAGGTGCTTCTGCTCTGCGATGTGGAAGAGATGAAATACAAGGATATTGCCGTGGTGCTGGAGATTCCGATCGGTACGGTCATGTCGCGTGTTGCGCGCGCGCGTGGCGCTTTGCGTCGTGTATTGCTACAGGCCAAAGAGGGGCGCTTATGA
- a CDS encoding heme-binding domain-containing protein: MKPTLFSLVAATAFAFSLALAHAHPFGDAHLHAAPADGPPLMEHASVPNNARTLLIQKCADCHSENTHSPWYSNFAPASWLMERDIVEGRKHMNLSSWDSLTPDQQQTLIAKIVQQTHSGAMSPLQYRLIHWNARITDADQQTLTTWARSAGGESTNSSTGSPANADLGRALYQRRCIGCHSFDRNLEGPQLSRIYGRVSGTAPNFGYSDALKKAHITWTEETLDRWLADPDALVPGNNMEFHVTKPDERRNLIAFLKQISAH; the protein is encoded by the coding sequence ATGAAACCAACACTCTTCTCTCTCGTCGCCGCAACAGCCTTCGCATTCTCTCTTGCGCTGGCTCACGCCCATCCCTTTGGAGACGCGCATCTGCATGCCGCACCCGCAGATGGGCCTCCCCTCATGGAGCACGCATCCGTACCAAACAACGCGCGTACACTCCTCATCCAAAAATGCGCCGACTGCCACTCCGAAAACACTCATTCTCCCTGGTACTCCAACTTTGCGCCGGCATCGTGGCTTATGGAACGCGACATCGTTGAAGGCCGCAAGCACATGAACCTATCATCCTGGGACAGCCTCACTCCCGACCAGCAACAAACGCTAATCGCAAAGATCGTTCAGCAAACCCACTCAGGCGCCATGTCGCCGCTCCAGTACCGGCTCATTCATTGGAACGCCCGCATCACCGATGCCGATCAACAAACTCTCACAACCTGGGCACGCAGCGCCGGTGGCGAATCCACCAATTCCTCCACAGGGTCGCCTGCAAATGCAGATCTAGGGAGGGCCCTCTATCAGAGACGCTGTATCGGCTGCCACTCATTCGATAGAAATCTCGAAGGCCCCCAGCTCTCCCGAATCTATGGACGCGTCTCCGGCACCGCTCCCAACTTCGGCTACTCCGATGCTCTCAAAAAGGCCCACATCACCTGGACCGAAGAGACTCTCGACCGCTGGCTAGCCGACCCCGACGCCCTGGTCCCCGGCAACAACATGGAATTTCACGTCACCAAACCAGATGAGCGTCGCAACCTGATCGCGTTCCTCAAACAGATCTCTGCTCACTAG
- a CDS encoding SDR family NAD(P)-dependent oxidoreductase, with product MSALKGTALITGASTGIGAVYADRLAKRGYNLILVARNEERLSEAAARLKSTGRKIETIQADLTRKEDVERVAERLSTDPTITALVNNAGLGSAGKLLDSKIDDLESMIYLNVTALTRLALAALPGFVTRKNGLLINIASVVALAPDLLNGTYSGTKAYVVNFTQALKNEVEDKGVTVQVVLPGATATPFWDKAGRAVEDLPSEIVMTAEDMVDASLAGLDQHELITIPSLPDVADWDRLDAARRVLGPNLSRQKPAARYGIQR from the coding sequence ATGTCAGCACTCAAAGGTACAGCTCTTATCACTGGCGCTTCCACCGGTATCGGTGCGGTCTACGCCGATCGCCTTGCTAAACGTGGTTACAATCTCATCCTCGTTGCGCGCAACGAGGAGAGACTCTCTGAAGCTGCCGCGCGATTGAAGTCTACCGGCCGGAAGATCGAGACCATTCAGGCCGACTTGACCAGGAAGGAAGATGTTGAGCGTGTGGCCGAGCGGCTGAGTACTGATCCGACGATTACTGCGCTCGTAAACAATGCGGGCCTCGGCAGTGCGGGAAAGCTTCTCGATTCGAAGATAGATGATCTCGAGTCCATGATCTATCTGAACGTCACTGCGTTGACGCGGCTTGCGCTTGCCGCTCTGCCTGGTTTTGTGACGCGTAAGAACGGCCTCCTCATCAACATTGCTTCGGTCGTTGCGCTTGCGCCCGATCTTCTGAACGGCACTTATAGCGGCACCAAGGCTTACGTGGTGAACTTTACACAAGCGCTTAAGAACGAAGTGGAAGACAAAGGCGTGACGGTGCAGGTTGTGTTGCCCGGGGCGACAGCAACACCCTTCTGGGATAAGGCCGGCCGCGCGGTGGAGGATCTGCCCAGCGAAATAGTGATGACCGCTGAGGATATGGTGGACGCTTCACTTGCGGGTCTCGACCAGCATGAGTTGATTACCATTCCATCCCTGCCTGACGTTGCAGATTGGGACAGGCTTGACGCGGCGCGCAGGGTTCTGGGACCTAATCTTTCGCGTCAGAAACCTGCGGCGCGTTATGGGATTCAGCGCTGA
- a CDS encoding TetR/AcrR family transcriptional regulator produces the protein MAEKSTREHLIDVGLGLMHQNGYNATGLTDILKAADVPKGSFYHHFGSKEDFAAAVLERYGMREREHTTAILNDTTIPPLKRLRLYFSDLLKIYGQKGPIPGCMMGRFSLEIAAESSQLRKGISASFEHWQHMIATVIEQAVAQKELPADTDLESLAGFLLNSWEGALLRSQAEKSNAPLETFMDYVFERLLTKESKGKP, from the coding sequence ATGGCTGAGAAGTCGACGCGTGAGCATTTGATCGACGTGGGCCTTGGGCTGATGCACCAAAACGGTTACAACGCCACCGGACTGACCGACATTTTGAAGGCAGCTGATGTGCCGAAGGGTTCTTTCTATCACCACTTCGGTAGCAAAGAGGACTTTGCCGCCGCTGTGTTGGAAAGGTATGGGATGCGCGAGAGGGAGCATACGACGGCGATCCTGAACGATACGACGATCCCTCCGTTGAAGCGCCTGCGGCTTTATTTCAGTGATCTCCTGAAGATCTATGGCCAGAAGGGACCGATTCCCGGATGCATGATGGGCCGCTTCAGCCTGGAGATCGCAGCGGAGAGTTCGCAATTGAGGAAGGGGATCAGCGCTTCGTTCGAGCACTGGCAGCACATGATCGCGACGGTCATCGAGCAGGCAGTTGCGCAAAAGGAACTCCCTGCGGATACAGATCTCGAGTCGCTGGCGGGCTTCCTGCTCAACAGCTGGGAGGGGGCGCTATTGCGTTCGCAGGCTGAAAAAAGCAACGCTCCGCTCGAAACCTTTATGGACTATGTCTTTGAACGGCTACTAACGAAGGAATCGAAGGGTAAACCCTAA
- a CDS encoding metallophosphoesterase family protein: protein MNHKHDTAPELHLSDTTAATREAATTEPITPAEDGIDRRNFLSCMAWAGTGLLWTLAGGVPTSRLFAATGKETAAPQPSSSSFSFVQISDSHIGFNKAANQDVAGTLRLAINKINAIHTSSPDFMLHTGDITQSSKAAEFDTAQQIIKEAKVGQTFYVPGEHDTALDDGALYRERFGKGTVGNGWYSFNHKGVHFIGLNNVLQIDAMGKLGAEQLSWLKQDLASLSASTPIVIFAHIPLWMVYPDWGWGTQDGAEALSYLKRFGSVTVLNGHIHQIVQKVEGNIAFHTATSTAFPQPAPGKAPNPGPMVVPAANLQKVLGVTKVKFVSRASHLAIVDSSLADFV, encoded by the coding sequence ATGAACCACAAACACGACACCGCACCCGAACTCCATCTTTCCGATACCACTGCCGCAACCCGAGAGGCGGCAACCACCGAGCCCATCACCCCCGCCGAGGATGGCATCGACCGCCGTAACTTCCTAAGCTGCATGGCCTGGGCCGGCACCGGCCTTCTCTGGACGCTAGCTGGTGGAGTACCCACCTCCCGCCTCTTCGCCGCCACCGGCAAAGAGACCGCCGCACCCCAGCCGAGCTCCAGTTCATTTAGCTTCGTCCAAATTAGCGACAGCCACATCGGCTTCAACAAAGCAGCCAATCAGGACGTTGCAGGAACCCTGAGACTCGCCATCAACAAGATCAACGCCATCCACACATCCTCACCAGACTTCATGCTCCACACCGGCGACATTACGCAATCATCAAAGGCCGCCGAATTCGACACCGCGCAACAAATCATCAAAGAAGCCAAGGTCGGCCAAACCTTCTACGTCCCCGGAGAACACGACACAGCCCTCGACGACGGCGCCCTCTACCGCGAACGCTTCGGCAAGGGAACCGTTGGCAACGGCTGGTACAGCTTCAATCACAAGGGAGTCCACTTCATCGGCCTCAACAACGTCCTTCAGATCGACGCCATGGGCAAACTAGGCGCAGAGCAGCTTAGCTGGCTCAAGCAAGACCTTGCATCGCTCTCAGCATCCACGCCCATCGTTATCTTCGCCCACATCCCTCTCTGGATGGTCTACCCCGACTGGGGATGGGGCACACAGGACGGCGCCGAAGCCCTCTCCTACCTCAAGCGTTTCGGCTCCGTCACCGTCCTCAACGGACACATCCACCAGATCGTGCAAAAGGTCGAAGGAAACATCGCCTTTCACACCGCAACCTCCACCGCCTTCCCGCAGCCTGCTCCGGGCAAGGCTCCCAACCCAGGCCCCATGGTCGTTCCCGCAGCTAACCTGCAAAAAGTCCTCGGCGTCACCAAAGTCAAATTCGTCTCGCGGGCGAGCCACCTCGCCATCGTCGACTCATCTCTGGCAGACTTCGTATGA
- the aroE gene encoding shikimate dehydrogenase encodes MPSVAPQFIRSRIGKVCVAIIGTTAAEMLEKASAVVKETPFLEFRLDYLEKPLLALPKLKHFFEDNTAATAIATCRRAANGGKFSGNVAAEMEILSKAAGAGFHIVDLELESAEALKKGELQKLRDTGIALIISHHDFNATKDLDGIYQRIAPFQPDFVKIVPTAKSLTDNVTLIRFLERMTDNSNIIGICMGDAGIISRVLGLRAGSAFTFAAATPGEETGPGQIAARTLIETYRVDQVDAATKVYGVAGNPIKSSLSPVMMNTAFRRETVNAVYLALQSHKVTDLLKLVHEIPIQGLSVTMPHKQEIMSHLEKTDPLSAKIGASNTVLRAQDGKLYGFNTDVAGIVGPLEKRMSLRGAKALVLGAGGAARAAVFGLRDKGADVFILNRTAETAQKLAKQSGSKTIKKEALAKTPFDVIINATPIGMAGQKGAQLLEAKDLNTKLVFDLVYNPVETPLLRLARQQSIPIITGVEMFVQQGARQFEIWTGKPAPEEEMLRVVIHALRQAAEAAAAEAPAPAAKPASSPKSGTAAKAKKAS; translated from the coding sequence GTGCCCAGCGTAGCCCCACAATTTATCCGTTCCCGCATCGGTAAAGTTTGCGTCGCCATCATTGGCACAACTGCTGCCGAGATGCTCGAAAAAGCGAGCGCCGTAGTCAAAGAAACGCCCTTTCTCGAGTTCCGACTCGACTACCTCGAGAAGCCCCTTCTCGCCCTTCCAAAACTCAAGCACTTCTTCGAAGACAACACCGCAGCAACCGCAATTGCGACCTGCCGACGTGCAGCCAACGGCGGAAAATTTTCCGGTAACGTAGCCGCTGAGATGGAAATTCTTTCGAAGGCTGCCGGTGCCGGCTTTCATATTGTCGATCTGGAACTTGAGTCCGCCGAAGCTCTGAAAAAGGGCGAGTTACAGAAGCTGCGCGACACGGGTATTGCCCTCATCATTAGTCATCACGACTTCAACGCTACCAAGGATCTTGACGGTATTTATCAGCGGATTGCGCCGTTCCAGCCTGATTTCGTCAAGATCGTTCCTACGGCGAAGTCGCTGACCGATAATGTCACGCTCATTCGTTTTCTTGAGCGCATGACGGACAACTCGAACATCATTGGCATCTGCATGGGAGACGCCGGTATCATCTCGCGTGTGCTCGGTCTGCGTGCTGGGAGTGCCTTTACCTTTGCGGCTGCTACCCCTGGCGAAGAGACTGGGCCGGGACAGATTGCTGCTCGCACCCTGATTGAGACGTACCGAGTCGATCAGGTTGATGCGGCTACCAAGGTCTACGGAGTTGCTGGAAATCCCATCAAGAGCTCGCTGTCGCCTGTCATGATGAACACGGCGTTTCGTCGAGAGACGGTCAATGCTGTGTATCTGGCACTGCAATCGCACAAGGTCACTGATCTGCTCAAGCTGGTGCACGAGATTCCCATCCAAGGGCTTAGCGTGACGATGCCGCACAAGCAGGAAATCATGTCGCACCTTGAGAAGACCGATCCTCTTTCAGCCAAGATTGGCGCGTCCAATACCGTGCTGCGCGCTCAGGATGGCAAGCTGTACGGCTTCAATACGGATGTTGCCGGCATCGTCGGACCCCTGGAGAAGCGCATGTCATTGCGTGGAGCCAAGGCGCTGGTGCTGGGCGCTGGCGGAGCCGCACGGGCTGCTGTGTTTGGCTTGAGGGACAAGGGTGCGGATGTCTTCATCTTGAACCGTACGGCTGAGACCGCGCAGAAGCTGGCTAAGCAATCGGGATCGAAGACCATCAAAAAGGAGGCGTTGGCTAAGACTCCGTTTGACGTGATCATCAACGCTACGCCGATCGGGATGGCTGGGCAGAAGGGCGCGCAACTGCTTGAAGCTAAAGACCTGAATACGAAGCTGGTGTTCGATCTGGTTTACAACCCTGTGGAGACGCCGTTGCTGCGGTTGGCGCGCCAGCAGAGCATTCCTATCATTACGGGAGTTGAGATGTTTGTGCAGCAGGGGGCGCGTCAGTTCGAGATATGGACGGGCAAGCCGGCTCCGGAGGAGGAGATGCTTCGCGTGGTCATTCACGCACTGCGGCAGGCTGCTGAGGCCGCTGCTGCTGAGGCTCCTGCGCCTGCTGCCAAGCCTGCTTCTTCGCCTAAATCGGGGACTGCGGCTAAGGCGAAGAAGGCTTCTTAG
- the pgeF gene encoding peptidoglycan editing factor PgeF, producing MEWVAEAGVEIVRVAGWERNEWLRHGFSTRSGGVSTVYSAGSGEFNLGWTKEDDPACVRENRGRFLRLASGEMSGNRGMRMVNVRQVHGNLVRVIRGEDGVFEGKLETAEGKAVLEGDGLVTNLPGVMLGVGTADCVPVLVVDVEKRAVGAFHAGWRGTAAGIVGEGIEAMRREYGARPEDLRAAVGPSIGACCYAVGEEVRSQFRSRFGYADELFREGADGGEVSKLYVDLWESNRRQLVDAGMKAERIEVVGECTACTREADGRRRYFSHRAEAGRAGRMLNVIGVADRE from the coding sequence ATGGAATGGGTTGCAGAGGCAGGTGTAGAGATCGTCCGGGTGGCTGGGTGGGAGCGAAATGAGTGGCTACGGCATGGGTTTAGTACGCGGTCGGGGGGCGTATCTACGGTGTATTCAGCGGGTTCTGGCGAATTTAATTTGGGGTGGACGAAAGAGGACGATCCGGCTTGTGTCAGGGAGAATCGTGGGCGTTTTCTGCGGTTAGCTAGCGGTGAAATGTCTGGCAATCGTGGTATGCGGATGGTAAATGTGCGGCAGGTTCACGGGAACCTGGTGCGAGTGATTCGGGGTGAGGATGGGGTGTTTGAGGGGAAGCTCGAGACTGCCGAAGGTAAGGCTGTGCTTGAGGGGGATGGATTGGTCACAAATCTTCCTGGTGTGATGCTGGGAGTGGGAACGGCGGATTGTGTTCCGGTGTTGGTGGTGGATGTGGAGAAGAGGGCCGTGGGGGCTTTTCATGCCGGATGGAGGGGGACGGCGGCTGGGATCGTGGGAGAGGGAATTGAAGCGATGCGGCGAGAGTATGGGGCGCGTCCGGAGGATTTGAGGGCGGCGGTAGGGCCGAGCATTGGGGCTTGTTGTTATGCGGTGGGGGAAGAGGTTCGGTCGCAGTTCAGGTCGCGGTTTGGATATGCGGACGAGTTGTTTCGGGAGGGGGCCGACGGAGGTGAAGTGTCGAAGCTGTACGTCGATCTTTGGGAGTCGAATCGGCGGCAGTTGGTGGATGCGGGAATGAAGGCGGAGCGGATTGAGGTGGTGGGGGAATGTACGGCGTGTACGCGAGAGGCAGATGGGAGGAGACGGTACTTCTCGCATCGGGCTGAGGCAGGTCGGGCGGGGCGGATGCTGAATGTGATTGGGGTGGCAGATCGGGAGTGA
- a CDS encoding efflux RND transporter permease subunit: MQSLIRLFIRYRAIVLIIFAVMLAIGAFALTRLDIEAYPDPSPPLVEIITQNPSWSAEEMEQQVTVPVETTLNGTPHLDQVRSISIFGLSDVKLYFSFDSDYFRDRQEVLNRLQTLSLPNNLQPQLSPWSPIGEIYRYQLVGPGYTLNEIKATQDWLVRRELKQVPGIIDITTFGGTTRQYQVETDPNKLISYGVTLPQVLNAIQSSNANAGGNYLQLGNQNVNVRALGQVHNTDDIGSIVVAEKNGTPITVRDIATVTEGFQPRLGQVGRDKQDDIVLGIVLLQKEEKSLPALKALKEKIASLNTGSLLPPGMHISTIYDRTTLINRTTHTVREVIITGLILVTLVLLSMLGDLRITFIAAVTIPFAVLFAFGMMVLTGRSANLISIGAIDFGILVDSSIIVLESIYRKLSRRVPGEETGDLIVEGVTDAARPVLFSTAIILIAFIPLFTMQGVAGQIFSPMSVTYGFALLGALLFALIFAPVLGYVTAPTEQKVGDGYTWLSRGLRNRYQYLLHHALRYTSIVWIGAAAMLALGVLCFVLVGGEFMPPLEEGNLWIRATLPQDISFDTSANLANQIRAVIAQSPEVTQTVSQMGRPDDGTDVSTFNNIEVSVALKPQEEWRAGLTKPQLIDEMNRRLSRFPGIELNFSQNIQDNVEEAMSGVKGENSLKLFGDDFDTLTSLSDKIEQVMKSVPGVADVGVFKVGGQPSLVIQIDRAKAARFGILAGDINAAVQAAIGGAPISQVIQGDRRFDLTVRYPEANRSTPEAIRAILVPTADGGRIPLGQIADVSIREGSFMIYREGGRRYIPIKFSVRGRDLATTITELQAKLKQQVPLPTGYNYTWAGEFDSLRKEQARLAVIIPISLAIIVILLYMQFSTWKDAFIVVATLPFAAVGGAVSLFLTRTPFSISAAVGFTSLIGVATLGCVVFMSGVRRAQRESIDGTGLEHGCVDEMRPVVMACLAAGLGLLPAALSNGIGAQAQQPLARVVVGGMITTIIAILFILPLLLRQKPAHHLHLEEASTE; the protein is encoded by the coding sequence GTGCAATCACTCATTCGCCTCTTCATCCGCTACCGCGCCATCGTCCTGATCATCTTCGCCGTCATGCTCGCAATCGGCGCATTCGCCCTCACGCGCCTCGACATCGAAGCCTACCCCGACCCCTCGCCACCGCTCGTCGAAATCATCACCCAGAATCCCTCATGGTCCGCCGAAGAGATGGAGCAACAAGTCACCGTGCCCGTCGAAACCACGCTCAACGGCACCCCACACCTCGATCAGGTTCGTTCCATCTCCATCTTCGGCCTCTCCGACGTCAAGCTCTACTTCAGCTTCGACAGCGACTACTTCCGCGACCGTCAAGAGGTCCTCAATCGCCTCCAGACCCTGAGCCTGCCCAACAACCTCCAGCCGCAACTCTCACCGTGGTCGCCGATCGGCGAAATCTATCGTTACCAACTCGTCGGCCCCGGCTACACCCTCAACGAGATCAAGGCCACCCAGGACTGGCTCGTCCGCCGGGAACTCAAGCAAGTCCCCGGCATCATCGACATCACCACCTTCGGCGGCACCACTCGCCAGTATCAGGTAGAGACCGACCCCAACAAGCTCATCAGCTACGGCGTCACCCTCCCGCAGGTCCTCAACGCCATCCAGTCCTCCAACGCCAACGCCGGCGGCAACTACCTCCAGCTAGGCAATCAAAATGTCAACGTCCGCGCCCTCGGACAGGTCCATAACACCGACGACATCGGCTCCATCGTCGTCGCCGAAAAGAACGGCACGCCCATCACCGTTCGCGACATCGCCACAGTCACCGAAGGCTTCCAGCCACGCCTCGGCCAGGTAGGCCGCGACAAGCAGGACGACATCGTCCTCGGCATCGTCCTCCTCCAGAAGGAAGAAAAATCTCTCCCCGCCCTCAAAGCCCTCAAGGAAAAGATCGCCAGCCTCAACACCGGCAGCCTCCTTCCCCCGGGCATGCACATCAGCACCATCTATGACCGCACGACGCTCATCAATCGCACCACCCACACCGTCCGCGAAGTCATCATCACCGGCCTCATCCTCGTCACGCTCGTACTTCTGTCGATGCTCGGCGACCTCCGTATCACCTTCATCGCAGCAGTCACGATTCCCTTCGCTGTCCTCTTCGCCTTCGGCATGATGGTGCTGACAGGCCGCTCCGCCAACCTCATCTCCATCGGTGCCATCGACTTCGGCATCCTCGTCGACTCCTCCATCATCGTCCTCGAAAGCATCTACCGAAAGCTCTCCCGCCGAGTCCCCGGTGAAGAAACCGGCGACCTCATCGTCGAAGGCGTCACCGACGCCGCACGTCCGGTTCTCTTCTCCACCGCCATCATCCTCATCGCCTTCATCCCCCTCTTCACCATGCAGGGCGTCGCCGGACAAATCTTCTCCCCGATGTCCGTCACCTATGGATTCGCTCTCCTCGGAGCACTCCTCTTCGCCCTCATCTTCGCCCCCGTCCTCGGCTACGTCACCGCGCCCACCGAGCAAAAGGTCGGCGACGGCTACACCTGGCTCAGCCGAGGCCTCCGCAATCGCTACCAGTACCTCCTTCACCACGCCCTTCGCTACACGTCCATCGTCTGGATCGGTGCAGCCGCGATGCTAGCCCTCGGAGTCCTCTGCTTCGTCCTCGTCGGCGGCGAGTTCATGCCTCCCCTCGAAGAAGGCAACCTCTGGATTCGCGCCACCCTCCCGCAGGACATCTCCTTCGACACCTCTGCCAACCTAGCCAACCAGATCCGCGCCGTCATCGCCCAATCCCCCGAGGTCACCCAAACAGTCTCGCAAATGGGCCGCCCCGACGACGGCACCGACGTCTCTACGTTCAACAACATCGAAGTCTCCGTCGCTCTTAAGCCGCAGGAAGAATGGCGCGCCGGCCTCACCAAGCCGCAACTCATCGACGAGATGAACCGCCGCCTCTCCCGCTTCCCCGGCATCGAACTCAACTTCTCCCAGAACATCCAGGACAACGTCGAAGAAGCCATGTCCGGCGTCAAAGGCGAAAACTCCCTCAAGCTCTTCGGCGACGACTTCGACACCCTCACCAGCCTCTCCGACAAGATCGAGCAAGTCATGAAGTCAGTCCCCGGCGTCGCCGACGTAGGCGTCTTCAAAGTCGGAGGCCAACCCTCACTCGTCATCCAGATCGACCGCGCCAAAGCCGCCCGCTTCGGCATCCTCGCCGGTGACATCAACGCCGCCGTTCAGGCCGCAATCGGCGGTGCCCCCATCTCCCAGGTCATCCAGGGAGACCGCCGCTTCGACCTCACCGTACGCTACCCCGAAGCCAACCGCAGCACCCCCGAAGCCATCCGCGCCATCCTCGTCCCCACCGCTGACGGAGGCCGCATTCCCCTCGGCCAAATCGCCGACGTCTCCATCCGCGAAGGCAGCTTCATGATCTATCGCGAAGGCGGACGCCGCTACATCCCCATCAAGTTCTCCGTGCGCGGTCGCGACCTGGCCACCACCATCACCGAGCTGCAAGCCAAACTCAAGCAGCAAGTCCCTCTCCCCACCGGCTACAACTACACATGGGCGGGAGAGTTCGACTCCCTCCGTAAAGAACAGGCTCGCCTCGCCGTCATCATCCCCATCTCACTGGCCATCATCGTCATCCTTCTCTACATGCAGTTCAGCACGTGGAAGGACGCCTTCATCGTCGTCGCCACACTGCCCTTTGCAGCCGTTGGCGGAGCCGTCTCACTCTTCCTCACCCGCACACCCTTCAGCATCTCCGCTGCCGTCGGCTTCACCTCTCTCATCGGCGTAGCGACCCTAGGCTGCGTCGTCTTCATGTCCGGAGTCCGCCGAGCCCAACGCGAAAGCATCGACGGCACCGGCCTCGAACACGGCTGCGTCGACGAGATGCGCCCCGTAGTCATGGCCTGCCTCGCTGCCGGCTTAGGCCTTCTCCCCGCCGCACTTTCCAACGGCATCGGAGCCCAGGCCCAGCAACCCCTCGCCCGCGTCGTCGTAGGAGGCATGATCACCACCATCATCGCCATCCTCTTCATCCTTCCCCTCTTACTCCGGCAGAAACCAGCCCATCACCTGCACTTGGAGGAAGCCTCCACAGAATAG